From Mobula birostris isolate sMobBir1 unplaced genomic scaffold, sMobBir1.hap1 scaffold_729, whole genome shotgun sequence, one genomic window encodes:
- the LOC140193697 gene encoding somatostatin receptor type 4-like, with product MELPLEAEVALPTPGAPNASEAASEALAPDAILLSSVYVLVCCAGVLGNSMVIYVVLRHAGMKTATNIYILNLAVADELFMGSVPFLATAAALRHWPFGPLACRLVLSIDGINMFTSVFCLTVLSVDRYLAVVHPIRAASYRRLPVAKAVNLLVWALSLLVIAPIAVFADTQKTEGGEVVCNLLWPRRSWSKVFVVYTFLVGFLLPVTAISLCYLLIVVKMRAVALRAGWLHRRQSERRITRMVVLVVAVFAVCWTPFYAVQLASVFWSPPDPTLAQLVVILSYANSGANPVLYGFVSDNFRRAFRRLLCLRWGEEGEREAADHGALALKPRARLPDAGQQDYDKACPNGTCTSRTTAL from the exons ATGGAGCTCCCCCTCGAAGCCGAGGTAGCCCTCCCGACGCCCGGTGCCCCCAATGCCTCAGAGGCCGCCAGCGAAGCCCTGGCCCCCGACGCCATCCTCCTGTCCTCGGTCTACGTGCTGGTGTGCTGCGCGGGGGTCCTGGGCAACTCCATGGTCATCTACGTCGTGCTGAGGCACGCCGGCATGAAGACGGCCACCAACATCTAcatcctgaacctggcggtggcCGACGAGCTCTTCATGGGCAGCGTGCCGTTCCTGGCCACGGCCGCCGCCCTGCGCcactggcccttcggcccgctGGCCTGCCGCCTGGTCCTCAGCATCGACGGCATCAACATGttcaccagcgtcttctgcctgACCGTGCTGAGCGTGGACCGCTACCTGGCCGTGGTGCACCCCATCCGGGCGGCCTCCTACCGCCGGCTGCCGGTGGCCAAGGCCGTCAACCTCCTGGTCTGGGCGCTCTCGCTGCTGGTGATCGCCCCCATCGCGGTCTTCGCCGACACCCAGAAGACGGAGGGCGGCGAGGTGGTCTGCAATCTCCTCTGGCCCAGGAGGTCCTGGTCCAAGGTCTTCGTGGTCTACACCTTCCTGGTGGGCTTCCTGCTGCCCGTGACGGCCATCAGCCTCTGCTACCTGCTCATCGTGGTGAAGATGCGGGCGGTGGCCCTCCGGGCCGGCTGGCTGCACCGCCGGCAGTCTGAGAGGAGGATCACGCGGATGGTGGTGCTGGTGGTGGCCGTGTTCGCCGTCTGCTGGACGCCCTTCTACGCTGTCCAGCTCGCCAGCGTCTTTTGGTCGCCGCCCGACCCCACCCTGGCGCAGCTGGTGGTCATCCTGAGCTATGCCAACAGCGGTGCCAACCCCGTCCTCTACGGCTTCGTGTCCGACAACTTCCGCCGGGCCTTCCGCAGGCTCCTCTGCCTCC ggtggggggaggagggcgAGCGGGAGGCCGCCGACCACGGCGCCCTTGCTCTCAAGCCCAGAGCGCGGCTCCCCGACGCCGGCCAGCAGGACTACGACAAGGCCTGCCCGAATGGGACGTGCACCTCGCGGACCACTGCTCTGTGA